In Bryobacteraceae bacterium, the following proteins share a genomic window:
- a CDS encoding ABC transporter ATP-binding protein, with the protein MRYGAAVVLDGVSAGIEAGELVAIVGPNGAGKSTLLGILARLREGSAGRCLYEGRPLREWPRREFARRVAFVPQALHIEFPFSAEQVVLMGRAPHATGMFESDADFAAAVEAMRLTGTLEFRGRDFRSLSGGERQRVVLAAALAQASETLLLDEPTTYLDLEHQVSLYRLLRGRSAAGALVMTVTHDLNLAARYADRVLVLNGGRVAAFGAPAEALSPERIGAVFSVPAGRVETAEGRSWIVYGD; encoded by the coding sequence ATGAGATACGGCGCCGCGGTCGTGCTCGACGGAGTCAGCGCGGGGATCGAGGCCGGCGAGTTGGTGGCCATCGTCGGACCAAACGGGGCCGGAAAGTCGACGCTGCTCGGCATCCTCGCCCGCCTGCGCGAAGGGTCCGCCGGCCGCTGCTTGTACGAGGGCAGGCCCCTGCGCGAGTGGCCGCGGCGCGAGTTCGCCCGCCGCGTCGCGTTCGTGCCGCAAGCGCTGCACATCGAGTTCCCGTTTTCGGCCGAGCAGGTTGTCCTGATGGGACGGGCGCCGCACGCCACCGGGATGTTCGAATCCGATGCGGACTTCGCCGCCGCCGTCGAAGCGATGCGGCTCACAGGAACGCTCGAATTCCGCGGCCGCGATTTTCGTTCGCTGAGCGGCGGCGAACGGCAGCGGGTGGTGCTCGCCGCCGCGCTCGCGCAGGCATCCGAGACGCTGCTGCTGGATGAACCGACAACCTACCTCGATCTCGAGCACCAGGTGTCGCTCTATCGCCTGCTGCGCGGCCGTTCGGCGGCTGGAGCGCTGGTGATGACCGTGACGCACGATCTGAACCTCGCCGCGCGCTACGCCGACCGTGTGCTGGTGCTCAACGGAGGGCGCGTGGCGGCGTTCGGCGCTCCGGCGGAAGCGCTGTCGCCCGAGCGCATTGGCGCGGTGTTCTCGGTCCCCGCCGGGAGGGTCGAGACCGCGGAGGGTCGTTCCTGGATCGTCTATGGCGACTGA